The following nucleotide sequence is from Stegostoma tigrinum isolate sSteTig4 chromosome 32, sSteTig4.hap1, whole genome shotgun sequence.
GCAGTATTTCTCTGTGAATTATACTTGTCCACCAGACTCCATCATAACTAACTGCTAACATCAATAGAAGATGAATTGTCTGTTGAGTAACCTGTTTTGATGCCTGATTTACAAAACCTTGTATGATCATACAAAATAGTTTTCCACGTCCAAATTATTAGTTCACTGGTTTATGAgaagaaaatatttgttttaCCTACACTACTCTGAGACAGTGCACAATGCATTAGTTATACTAACCTTGTTtacaatggaaaataaatatgTAGAAAATAGAAACTATTAAATAGGCATAAAAATGAAGAACAGCTGTCGATTGGATATTGTACAAAAATGGATGGtgctacacatccctggaatttATACATTCCCCTGTCTTGGTGAAGATGGAGGGGTGACTATTCACCCTAATAAAATTATTCTAAATATTACTGCATTGGGTgtaaattcaaccttccaaaggTTTGACCATATAGTTGGGACTGACACATTGATACAGTACTGACGaggtgctacactgtcagaggtgccttCTTTCTGGTAGATATTAAAGATTCAATGGCACAATTGACAAAAAGGGTCAGGATTTATCCAGTATTGAAATGTCATTCAAATGCTATTTGTGGTAACACCAATATAGAGCACACAGCATACAAAAcacaattttatttcagatttgtccCAATTGCTCCTGACTTCAGTCAATACATTATTGGTTGCCAAGCTCTGCAGGATTCCCAGATGTGATGAGAATCGTCGAATAAATGCAGATTCTATCTTCAGCTCGTGAAATATGGATCAATTTGAGTTTGACATCTGAAGAGTATCTTGTGCAATGATCTTCCTTCATGTGAGCTTAAAAATGTTTGTAATATAAAACTGAtccatttggcccaactggtccatgctgacatCCTGTCCAATTCATGCCTCCTCATTCCTTCTAACCCCACGCATATTCTTCAATCCCAGAAAATTTAATCCTGGACGTGTACCTATAGCTGCACGTTTCACGTTGAAAGATGCATTAGATGGACAAATGAGTGTCTTAATTCATCAGATGCTTGACAGTCTGATTATGCAATCCCCAGTTAATTCAATCCTATATCAGCAAATATATTGCCATGGCAACTTGGCAGGTAGTGGGGGACTCCTCCAATAGTTTAACATCAACACAAGTTGGAAGTTCTGTACGTGGGGCTGATCCTGCTGGTCTATACACGTTTCCAACAAAAGTGGGTGGGTATTGTCTAGGAGCAAGAATCCAAAGACACTAATGAACTCCTGCAATAGTATCTTAGATCACCAAATAACACAACCATATTCTTATGTGCTATGTATGCCTTCAACAGGCATTGAGTTTTTctcctgattctcattgactctaGAGATAGAGAAACTAAGCataagtaagccatttggcccttgaaaTCTGCTCTGTCAGTCTCTAGCTTTGTAGGGGCTTCTTGATGTCAAAGCCAACGCTCTAACCttgcctctggaattcatctcttttgtccatgtttgaaccaaggctgtaatgaagttgggagctgagtggccctggcagaattcAAACTGGGCTTCAATGAGTGGGTTATTGCTAAACGAGTGCTGTGTGATgccttccaccactttactgatgattgaaagtggGTCAATGGGACAGTAACtggctgtgttggatttgtcctgcttttttgtaAAGGCAAACCTATGTTGTCTGATAAATGACAGTTTTGTAGCTGTATTGGGACTGTTTGACCAGGAATACCACAAGCTCTGGAGTATATGTCCTCAGTACTATTACCGGAATGTTATCAGAACCCACAACATAGGCAATATCCAGTGCTTCCACCCATTTCTAGATATCACATTGCAAATTAATTAACTTATTTGCATTTAAAGCAGATTGGAGTTGTAATATTTAGAATTGTACTTAAAGTCATTTAAATTTAGAAACCTCCTTCATATAATTTAAGTGAATTTATCTAGTTGTAAAGGAATTTTCATTTACTTTAACTATATTAAAGTTTTGAACTGTAGAGTTGTATGTCAACATTTTGAATGGTGTTTAAAGTGACATTTAGCTAATTAAATAAATATATTCATTGAGAATTGTATCCAGGACTGTACTGAATGGGATAGCTGTCTATGAAGGTGCCTGTCGGTGATACGCGGAGGACCCCGAGTGGATATTGTGCAGTCAGGCAGTGAACTGGGTTGCTGTCACGGGGGTCTTGGCAGTTGTCCGGACGGTGACATTGCGAGTATGGCGGACGTGGCTCGGCGGCTGATGCAGAACCTGGTGACCCGGGGCCCGAAGCTCGCCCTCGGTAACTGCCTAGAGGCCCGCCcgctccctccttccctcactcactcacctggcGAGCGGGCGGCGACACCACCGAGCGcggggatgggatgggatgggaagGGAATCATAATCGTAGCAACGGCCTCCCCTCTTCCGCCACCCCCCCCCAAAAACCCCGTTCGTCCTCCCCCCGCCACCCACCAAAAACCCCGATCGTCCTTtgtcctccccccgaccccccccaaaACCCCGATcgtcctccccccacccccccaccaaaaacCCCGATCGTCCTTTGTCCTCCCTCCGACTCCCCCCAAAACCCCGATCGTCCTCCCCCTGACCCCCACCAAAATCCCcgttcgtcccccccccccccccaaaaacccCGTtcgtcctcccccccccacccaaaaccccgttcatcctttcccctccccctcaaaATCCCATTCATCCTTCCTCTATCAAAAACCCCATTTGTCTCACCCCCCCAAAACCCCATTcgtcctccccccacccccacatcctccAAAAACACCGTTCATCGCCCCACAACCCCGTTCATCCTCCCACACCCCGCCAAAACCCCGTTcatccttcccccaccccaccgaAAACCCCGTttgtcctctcccccccccccacccccgccaaaaACCCCGTTCGTCTTCCTCCCCCCAAACCCCGTTCGTCCTCTTCCCCCGCCCCACCGGAAAACCCCATTCATCCTtctccaccccacaccccccaaaaACCCCGTTTGTCCTCCTGCCCCCAAAAACCCGTtcgtcctccctcccacccccccaaaacCCCGTttgtcctccctcccaccccccccaaaaaccCCGTttgtcctccctcccaccccccccaaaaaccCCGTttgtcctccctcccaccccccccaaaaaccCCGTttgtcctccctcccaccccccccaaaaaccCCGTttgtcctccctcccaccccccccaaaaaccCCGTttgtcctccctcccacccccccaaaaaCCCCGTttgtcctccctcccacccaccccaaaaACCCCGTttgtcctccctcccacccccgcTAAAAACCCCGTTCGTCCTCCACCCCCAACCCTACCAAAAACCCCATTCGTCCCCCACCAAAACCCCCGTTCGTTCTCCCCCCACAAAACCATGTTTGTCCTCCCCCTCCCAAAAAAACCCATTTGTCCTTACCCCACCCCAACAACGTGTTCGTCACCCACCACCGTCTCCTTTGCCCACCTATCCAACCTCATCTCCCTCCACCGTCCTGTCCACCACCCCCGATCCACCccttctccctccaccccccatcTATCCCCATGTCTCCCTCCGCCCAccacctctccctccaccccaccaTCCGCACCCTCCATCACCCCCATCTGTCCCCTGTCTTCGTCCTCACTCCCGTCTCCCCCCGTCGGCGCgcacccccccccgtctccccccgtCCCTCCCATCCGCTCCCCCCCTCTCCACTCGTGCCACCTCtcccctctgcgcctctctctcccctcgaACCTTTCCCTTCTTCAAATCTGGAAGGTCATCCACATTGAACATTCACCCTCTGcgcagatgctgtctgatctgctgagtaAATTCTGTAACACCTGGTCTTTATGTCCTGCACCTCTGTCATGTCTGGTGTTTATTTCAGTATTTGTAACTTCTCATGTTTCAATTTGTAGTCTGGGTTTTCTACTGTTATTTTATCCTATCAGCAATGTTGTACATACATTTATAAGTTCTTTTTCTCTCTAGCTGCTGCTAATTACTCTAAGCCTCGTCTGGCTACCTTCTGGAAATATGCCCGTGTGGAGCTGACTCCTCCAACTCCTAAAGAAATCCCAGTGGCTATTGAAAGCTTTAAAGGTTTAGTAGCATCGTTTAAGGCAGGGGCTTACAAACATGTAACTGTAAAGGTAAGAGATACCGAAAATTCACGAAATTCTCTGGCCAGTGTGAAGATAACTCTAGGTTGAGATTTTTACTTTGTTCGTGACCAGTTTGTGTATCCAAAAAGGAAAGTGTGTATTTGTTGCAGTGAAGTGATCAATTGCTTGTCTAGTTGGCTCACACAAAACTGGTTCAGGAAACTATATCTTGTATCCAGCAGTCCATTATCTTGCAGCCTCTTAAACAATTGGTTTCTAATGCTATTCGGTAAAAACACCTTGAGATTTCAAGTCAATAAttgctgtttttaaaattgatttcaagCCTTTCAAGCTTCAGAAAGTCACGTGAACTTATACCTGATTTTTGCTTTTTGCCTTTTGCCTGATCGTTTGGTTGTCAAGTTAAATCTGTTTAGTCTGCTGAGAACCAGTGAATTGTATCTCAACCAGAATCTACAGGCTGTAAGGGAGACGGTGGTGTAGTGAGAATGTAGCcctctggattactcatccagtAACAATCAGTATACCCTCGAATTTTCTTTGTGGCTGTGTGGGCCTCAAAGTCCTGTGTGTCCCAGCAACTTTCGGAACTGGAAGTCAGGTCCTGATTGGAGGGCCAGTGCCAGTTGCCATGTGCAGAACCTTGGAGCAACTGTGCGCACAGTCGCAGAACTTGGGGTGTGTTGCCCAGATGGTATTCTGAGATATGAGAGTTTAAATCCTATTCTGACCACCactggaatttaagttcaatttaaaaatctggtAACAAAACCGAATGTCAGTAATTGAtatgataatgggaaatgcagattctggagaatttgagataacaaagtgaagctggatgaacatggcaggccaagcagcatctcaggagcacaaaagctgatgtttcgggcctcgacccttcatcagagtcttcTGTCATCTTGCCACAAGGAGGACCCATGGATCAAATGGAGTGATGTGTTTTCTCtaaattttttttgtcttgaaATGCAGAAAGTTCCTACTTTGAGTGACAGATAGCTCAGGTGGACACTTAATGTAGAAGTAAATATCAATCCTgttttacaaacaaaaacagcatcaaaagaatggaagtaggccattcaggcaaATGAGCCTTCTTAATTATTTAATGTGATTTTTGACTGATCAAATTCATTTAATGCCTTTTACTACACTACCCCCGTAACAGTTCATGCTATCAGAAATCCACCAGACTGTACTTTACTTTAAACATTGagtgagcttccacagccctctgggctaGAGAAATCCCAATATTCACAGCTAAGTAGCAAGATTTCTCTTGATCTTGGTGCTAAATAACATTCCCCCATTTTTAAATTGTCCCAGTTCTAGATTCCTTGATTAGGGTAAACGTCCGACCAGCATCGTCTATCCCTTTGTGTACTCGGCATACTAGGCACAGTTTGTGGACAGAAACATTATATTACTTTTAACTTTAATATTaaactttttctctctcaacagatgctgcagagtgtttccagcagtttttgtttagGTTTTACACcatccacagggatctgttttggTGTTAATCCTATTGTTCCTGATTCTCTTTTAATCTGGATGAAACTTGCATATATCACTTCTCTGCTGTGTTCACTCTATCTGAAATTCTGTTTTCAAGAGAGTGGCCAccaggatcggtgctgggtccgctgctttttgtcattcatatacttgctttgcatgtgaatataggaggtatggtttaCTAAGTTTgcagtgacaccaaaattggaggtgtagtggacagcgaaggttacctcagtacgttgggaccttgatcagatgggctgaagagtaacagctggagtttaatttggataaatgtgaggtgctgtattttggaaaggcaaatcagggcaagacttatacacttaatggtaaggtcctcgggagtgttgctgaacaaagataccttggagtgcaagttcgtagttccttgaaaggggagttgcaggtagataggatagtgaaaaaggtgtttgaTGTGCTTGCTTTCAtggatcagtgcattgagtagaggagatgggaggtcatgttgcggctgtacaggactttgattaggccgcttttggaatactgcgttcaattctggtctcccagctataggaagggtattgtgaaacttgacggttcagaaaacatttacaaagaCATTGccagattggagggtttgagctatagggagaggctgtaaAGTCTgaagctattttctctggagtgttggaggctgaggggtgaccttgtggaagtttgtaaa
It contains:
- the atp5l gene encoding ATP synthase subunit g, mitochondrial; the protein is MADVARRLMQNLVTRGPKLALAAANYSKPRLATFWKYARVELTPPTPKEIPVAIESFKGLVASFKAGAYKHVTVKDALRNTLVATEIAMWFYIGEVIGRRSLIGYNV